In Gambusia affinis linkage group LG08, SWU_Gaff_1.0, whole genome shotgun sequence, a single window of DNA contains:
- the mef2aa gene encoding myocyte enhancer factor 2aa isoform X10, with protein MGRKKIQITRIMDERNRQVTFTKRKFGLMKKAYELSVLCDCEIALIIFNSSNKLFQYASTDMDKVLLKYTEYNEPHESRTNSDIVEKLRNKGQNDCASPDADDCFGHSPLMDDHFGKLSEDSDLMYKRCGPTALPQQNFSMHVAVPVSNPNAMYQAGGNLGSQALAAATASLNESGMLSPPQASLHRNVVSGGGSQRPTSAGSAGNGFVNPRGSPSLLSTPSGNGLGKVMPTKSPPPPGGNMGMGSRKPDLRVVIPPSSKGMMPPLSEEEEMDLNTQRISSSQSTQPLATPVVSVTTPSLPPQGLVYSGMPTAYNPAEYSLSSADISSLQGFSSPGLSLGSMSAWQQHQLGQAALNSLVGGSHLPQGSNLSISTSQSINIKSEPISPPRERVTPSGFPPQQPQQGSSRQEVLGRSPADSLSSSCSSYDGSDREDHRADFHSPLGLGRPPAGSEDRESPSVKRLRMDTWVT; from the exons ATGGGGCGGAAGAAGATACAGATCACCCGGATTATGGATGAGAGGAACAGGCAG GTTACCTTCACAAAGAGGAAGTTCGGCCTGATGAAAAAGGCCTACGAGCTGAGCGTACTGTGTGACTGCGAGATAGCCCTCATCATTTTCAACAGCTCTAACAAACTGTTCCAGTATGCCAGCACAGACATGGACAAAGTGTTGCTGAAATACACAGAGTACAATGAGCCCCATGAGAGCAGAACCAACTCTGACATTGTAGAG aaattgaGAAACAAAGGCCAAAATGACTGTGCTAGTCCTGATGCTGATGACTGTTTCGGGCACAGCCCCCTCATGGATGACCATTTCGGCAAACTAAGCGAAGACAGTGATTTAATGTACAAGCGCTGCGGT CCCACGGCGTTGCCTCAGCAGAACTTCTCCATGCATGTGGCGGTGCCCGTGTCCAATCCTAATGCCATGTACCAGGCGGGAGGGAATCTGGGCAGCCAGGCCctggcagcagcaacagcttCGCTGAATGAGAGCGGGATGCTGTCCCCTCCACAGGCCTCCCTGCACAGGAATGTCGTCTCTGGTGGAGGATCTCAGAGGCCCACCAGTGCAGGAAGTGCAG GGAACGGCTTCGTAAACCCCAGGGGCTCGCCGAGCCTCCTCAGCACGCCTAGCGGCAACGGCCTGGGTAAAGTCATGCCTACCAAGTCTCCACCGCCTCCTGGAGGGAACATGGGAATGGGGAGCCGCAAGCCAGACCTGAGGGTTGTTATCCCTCCATCGAGCAAAGGGATGATGCCCCCACTG TCGGAAGAGGAGGAAATGGATTTG AACACCCAGAGGATAAGCAGTTCCCAGTCCACCCAGCCGCTTGCCACTCCTGTTGTGTCTGTTACCACCCCCAGCTTGCCCCCACAGGGCTTGGTCTACTCAGGCATGCCCACCGCCTACAATCCTGCTG AGTACTCGCTGAGCAGTGCGGATATCTCCTCCCTGCAGGGCTTCAGCTCTCCCGGCCTCTCTCTGGGCTCCATGTCTGCATGGCAACAGCATCAACTAGGCCAGGCAGCTCTTAATTCTTTGGT TGGTGGAAGTCACCTACCTCAGGGTTCCAACTTATCCATTAGCACCAGCCAGAGCATAAACATCAAGTCTGAGCCCATTTCTCCGCCCCGCGAGCGGGTCACCCCATCCGGGTTCCCCCCACAGCAGCCCCAGCAAGGGTCCAGCCGGCAGGAAGTCCTGGGACGCTCGCCCGCCGACAGCCTCAGCTCGTCCTGCAGCTCATATGATGGCAGCGACCGCGAGGACCACCGGGCGGACTTCCATTCCCCTCTTGGACTTGGAAGACCCCCTGCCGGCTCTGAGGACAGGGAGAGCCCGTCAGTCAAGCGCTTGCGCATGGATACATGGGTGACATAA
- the mef2aa gene encoding myocyte enhancer factor 2aa isoform X2, with the protein MGRKKIQITRIMDERNRQVTFTKRKFGLMKKAYELSVLCDCEIALIIFNSSNKLFQYASTDMDKVLLKYTEYNEPHESRTNSDIVEKLRNKGQNDCASPDADDCFGHSPLMDDHFGKLSEDSDLMYKRCGALNKKEHRGCDSPDPDASYVLTPHTEEKYKKINEEFDNMMRNHKIPTALPQQNFSMHVAVPVSNPNAMYQAGGNLGSQALAAATASLNESGMLSPPQASLHRNVVSGGGSQRPTSAGSAGGMLDTTDLSVPSGAGSSPAGNGFVNPRGSPSLLSTPSGNGLGKVMPTKSPPPPGGNMGMGSRKPDLRVVIPPSSKGMMPPLNTQRISSSQSTQPLATPVVSVTTPSLPPQGLVYSGMPTAYNPAEYSLSSADISSLQGFSSPGLSLGSMSAWQQHQLGQAALNSLVGGSHLPQGSNLSISTSQSINIKSEPISPPRERVTPSGFPPQQPQQGSSRQEVLGRSPADSLSSSCSSYDGSDREDHRADFHSPLGLGRPPAGSEDRESPSVKRLRMDTWVT; encoded by the exons ATGGGGCGGAAGAAGATACAGATCACCCGGATTATGGATGAGAGGAACAGGCAG GTTACCTTCACAAAGAGGAAGTTCGGCCTGATGAAAAAGGCCTACGAGCTGAGCGTACTGTGTGACTGCGAGATAGCCCTCATCATTTTCAACAGCTCTAACAAACTGTTCCAGTATGCCAGCACAGACATGGACAAAGTGTTGCTGAAATACACAGAGTACAATGAGCCCCATGAGAGCAGAACCAACTCTGACATTGTAGAG aaattgaGAAACAAAGGCCAAAATGACTGTGCTAGTCCTGATGCTGATGACTGTTTCGGGCACAGCCCCCTCATGGATGACCATTTCGGCAAACTAAGCGAAGACAGTGATTTAATGTACAAGCGCTGCGGT GCGCTAAACAAGAAAGAACACAGAGGTTGTGATAGCCCGGACCCCGATGCCTCATATGTCCTCACTCCTCACACAgaagaaaagtataaaaaaattaatgaggAGTTTGATAATATGATGAGAAATCATAAAATC CCCACGGCGTTGCCTCAGCAGAACTTCTCCATGCATGTGGCGGTGCCCGTGTCCAATCCTAATGCCATGTACCAGGCGGGAGGGAATCTGGGCAGCCAGGCCctggcagcagcaacagcttCGCTGAATGAGAGCGGGATGCTGTCCCCTCCACAGGCCTCCCTGCACAGGAATGTCGTCTCTGGTGGAGGATCTCAGAGGCCCACCAGTGCAGGAAGTGCAG GTGGCATGCTGGATACCACAGACCTTTCAGTGCCAAGTGGTGCGGGCTCCAGCCCAGCGG GGAACGGCTTCGTAAACCCCAGGGGCTCGCCGAGCCTCCTCAGCACGCCTAGCGGCAACGGCCTGGGTAAAGTCATGCCTACCAAGTCTCCACCGCCTCCTGGAGGGAACATGGGAATGGGGAGCCGCAAGCCAGACCTGAGGGTTGTTATCCCTCCATCGAGCAAAGGGATGATGCCCCCACTG AACACCCAGAGGATAAGCAGTTCCCAGTCCACCCAGCCGCTTGCCACTCCTGTTGTGTCTGTTACCACCCCCAGCTTGCCCCCACAGGGCTTGGTCTACTCAGGCATGCCCACCGCCTACAATCCTGCTG AGTACTCGCTGAGCAGTGCGGATATCTCCTCCCTGCAGGGCTTCAGCTCTCCCGGCCTCTCTCTGGGCTCCATGTCTGCATGGCAACAGCATCAACTAGGCCAGGCAGCTCTTAATTCTTTGGT TGGTGGAAGTCACCTACCTCAGGGTTCCAACTTATCCATTAGCACCAGCCAGAGCATAAACATCAAGTCTGAGCCCATTTCTCCGCCCCGCGAGCGGGTCACCCCATCCGGGTTCCCCCCACAGCAGCCCCAGCAAGGGTCCAGCCGGCAGGAAGTCCTGGGACGCTCGCCCGCCGACAGCCTCAGCTCGTCCTGCAGCTCATATGATGGCAGCGACCGCGAGGACCACCGGGCGGACTTCCATTCCCCTCTTGGACTTGGAAGACCCCCTGCCGGCTCTGAGGACAGGGAGAGCCCGTCAGTCAAGCGCTTGCGCATGGATACATGGGTGACATAA
- the mef2aa gene encoding myocyte enhancer factor 2aa isoform X9, whose translation MGRKKIQITRIMDERNRQVTFTKRKFGLMKKAYELSVLCDCEIALIIFNSSNKLFQYASTDMDKVLLKYTEYNEPHESRTNSDIVEALNKKEHRGCDSPDPDASYVLTPHTEEKYKKINEEFDNMMRNHKIPTALPQQNFSMHVAVPVSNPNAMYQAGGNLGSQALAAATASLNESGMLSPPQASLHRNVVSGGGSQRPTSAGSAGNGFVNPRGSPSLLSTPSGNGLGKVMPTKSPPPPGGNMGMGSRKPDLRVVIPPSSKGMMPPLSEEEEMDLNTQRISSSQSTQPLATPVVSVTTPSLPPQGLVYSGMPTAYNPAEYSLSSADISSLQGFSSPGLSLGSMSAWQQHQLGQAALNSLVGGSHLPQGSNLSISTSQSINIKSEPISPPRERVTPSGFPPQQPQQGSSRQEVLGRSPADSLSSSCSSYDGSDREDHRADFHSPLGLGRPPAGSEDRESPSVKRLRMDTWVT comes from the exons ATGGGGCGGAAGAAGATACAGATCACCCGGATTATGGATGAGAGGAACAGGCAG GTTACCTTCACAAAGAGGAAGTTCGGCCTGATGAAAAAGGCCTACGAGCTGAGCGTACTGTGTGACTGCGAGATAGCCCTCATCATTTTCAACAGCTCTAACAAACTGTTCCAGTATGCCAGCACAGACATGGACAAAGTGTTGCTGAAATACACAGAGTACAATGAGCCCCATGAGAGCAGAACCAACTCTGACATTGTAGAG GCGCTAAACAAGAAAGAACACAGAGGTTGTGATAGCCCGGACCCCGATGCCTCATATGTCCTCACTCCTCACACAgaagaaaagtataaaaaaattaatgaggAGTTTGATAATATGATGAGAAATCATAAAATC CCCACGGCGTTGCCTCAGCAGAACTTCTCCATGCATGTGGCGGTGCCCGTGTCCAATCCTAATGCCATGTACCAGGCGGGAGGGAATCTGGGCAGCCAGGCCctggcagcagcaacagcttCGCTGAATGAGAGCGGGATGCTGTCCCCTCCACAGGCCTCCCTGCACAGGAATGTCGTCTCTGGTGGAGGATCTCAGAGGCCCACCAGTGCAGGAAGTGCAG GGAACGGCTTCGTAAACCCCAGGGGCTCGCCGAGCCTCCTCAGCACGCCTAGCGGCAACGGCCTGGGTAAAGTCATGCCTACCAAGTCTCCACCGCCTCCTGGAGGGAACATGGGAATGGGGAGCCGCAAGCCAGACCTGAGGGTTGTTATCCCTCCATCGAGCAAAGGGATGATGCCCCCACTG TCGGAAGAGGAGGAAATGGATTTG AACACCCAGAGGATAAGCAGTTCCCAGTCCACCCAGCCGCTTGCCACTCCTGTTGTGTCTGTTACCACCCCCAGCTTGCCCCCACAGGGCTTGGTCTACTCAGGCATGCCCACCGCCTACAATCCTGCTG AGTACTCGCTGAGCAGTGCGGATATCTCCTCCCTGCAGGGCTTCAGCTCTCCCGGCCTCTCTCTGGGCTCCATGTCTGCATGGCAACAGCATCAACTAGGCCAGGCAGCTCTTAATTCTTTGGT TGGTGGAAGTCACCTACCTCAGGGTTCCAACTTATCCATTAGCACCAGCCAGAGCATAAACATCAAGTCTGAGCCCATTTCTCCGCCCCGCGAGCGGGTCACCCCATCCGGGTTCCCCCCACAGCAGCCCCAGCAAGGGTCCAGCCGGCAGGAAGTCCTGGGACGCTCGCCCGCCGACAGCCTCAGCTCGTCCTGCAGCTCATATGATGGCAGCGACCGCGAGGACCACCGGGCGGACTTCCATTCCCCTCTTGGACTTGGAAGACCCCCTGCCGGCTCTGAGGACAGGGAGAGCCCGTCAGTCAAGCGCTTGCGCATGGATACATGGGTGACATAA
- the mef2aa gene encoding myocyte enhancer factor 2aa isoform X5, whose product MGRKKIQITRIMDERNRQVTFTKRKFGLMKKAYELSVLCDCEIALIIFNSSNKLFQYASTDMDKVLLKYTEYNEPHESRTNSDIVEALNKKEHRGCDSPDPDASYVLTPHTEEKYKKINEEFDNMMRNHKIPTALPQQNFSMHVAVPVSNPNAMYQAGGNLGSQALAAATASLNESGMLSPPQASLHRNVVSGGGSQRPTSAGSAGGMLDTTDLSVPSGAGSSPAGNGFVNPRGSPSLLSTPSGNGLGKVMPTKSPPPPGGNMGMGSRKPDLRVVIPPSSKGMMPPLSEEEEMDLNTQRISSSQSTQPLATPVVSVTTPSLPPQGLVYSGMPTAYNPAEYSLSSADISSLQGFSSPGLSLGSMSAWQQHQLGQAALNSLVGGSHLPQGSNLSISTSQSINIKSEPISPPRERVTPSGFPPQQPQQGSSRQEVLGRSPADSLSSSCSSYDGSDREDHRADFHSPLGLGRPPAGSEDRESPSVKRLRMDTWVT is encoded by the exons ATGGGGCGGAAGAAGATACAGATCACCCGGATTATGGATGAGAGGAACAGGCAG GTTACCTTCACAAAGAGGAAGTTCGGCCTGATGAAAAAGGCCTACGAGCTGAGCGTACTGTGTGACTGCGAGATAGCCCTCATCATTTTCAACAGCTCTAACAAACTGTTCCAGTATGCCAGCACAGACATGGACAAAGTGTTGCTGAAATACACAGAGTACAATGAGCCCCATGAGAGCAGAACCAACTCTGACATTGTAGAG GCGCTAAACAAGAAAGAACACAGAGGTTGTGATAGCCCGGACCCCGATGCCTCATATGTCCTCACTCCTCACACAgaagaaaagtataaaaaaattaatgaggAGTTTGATAATATGATGAGAAATCATAAAATC CCCACGGCGTTGCCTCAGCAGAACTTCTCCATGCATGTGGCGGTGCCCGTGTCCAATCCTAATGCCATGTACCAGGCGGGAGGGAATCTGGGCAGCCAGGCCctggcagcagcaacagcttCGCTGAATGAGAGCGGGATGCTGTCCCCTCCACAGGCCTCCCTGCACAGGAATGTCGTCTCTGGTGGAGGATCTCAGAGGCCCACCAGTGCAGGAAGTGCAG GTGGCATGCTGGATACCACAGACCTTTCAGTGCCAAGTGGTGCGGGCTCCAGCCCAGCGG GGAACGGCTTCGTAAACCCCAGGGGCTCGCCGAGCCTCCTCAGCACGCCTAGCGGCAACGGCCTGGGTAAAGTCATGCCTACCAAGTCTCCACCGCCTCCTGGAGGGAACATGGGAATGGGGAGCCGCAAGCCAGACCTGAGGGTTGTTATCCCTCCATCGAGCAAAGGGATGATGCCCCCACTG TCGGAAGAGGAGGAAATGGATTTG AACACCCAGAGGATAAGCAGTTCCCAGTCCACCCAGCCGCTTGCCACTCCTGTTGTGTCTGTTACCACCCCCAGCTTGCCCCCACAGGGCTTGGTCTACTCAGGCATGCCCACCGCCTACAATCCTGCTG AGTACTCGCTGAGCAGTGCGGATATCTCCTCCCTGCAGGGCTTCAGCTCTCCCGGCCTCTCTCTGGGCTCCATGTCTGCATGGCAACAGCATCAACTAGGCCAGGCAGCTCTTAATTCTTTGGT TGGTGGAAGTCACCTACCTCAGGGTTCCAACTTATCCATTAGCACCAGCCAGAGCATAAACATCAAGTCTGAGCCCATTTCTCCGCCCCGCGAGCGGGTCACCCCATCCGGGTTCCCCCCACAGCAGCCCCAGCAAGGGTCCAGCCGGCAGGAAGTCCTGGGACGCTCGCCCGCCGACAGCCTCAGCTCGTCCTGCAGCTCATATGATGGCAGCGACCGCGAGGACCACCGGGCGGACTTCCATTCCCCTCTTGGACTTGGAAGACCCCCTGCCGGCTCTGAGGACAGGGAGAGCCCGTCAGTCAAGCGCTTGCGCATGGATACATGGGTGACATAA
- the mef2aa gene encoding myocyte enhancer factor 2aa isoform X7: MGRKKIQITRIMDERNRQVTFTKRKFGLMKKAYELSVLCDCEIALIIFNSSNKLFQYASTDMDKVLLKYTEYNEPHESRTNSDIVEALNKKEHRGCDSPDPDASYVLTPHTEEKYKKINEEFDNMMRNHKIPTALPQQNFSMHVAVPVSNPNAMYQAGGNLGSQALAAATASLNESGMLSPPQASLHRNVVSGGGSQRPTSAGSAGGMLDTTDLSVPSGAGSSPAGNGFVNPRGSPSLLSTPSGNGLGKVMPTKSPPPPGGNMGMGSRKPDLRVVIPPSSKGMMPPLNTQRISSSQSTQPLATPVVSVTTPSLPPQGLVYSGMPTAYNPAEYSLSSADISSLQGFSSPGLSLGSMSAWQQHQLGQAALNSLVGGSHLPQGSNLSISTSQSINIKSEPISPPRERVTPSGFPPQQPQQGSSRQEVLGRSPADSLSSSCSSYDGSDREDHRADFHSPLGLGRPPAGSEDRESPSVKRLRMDTWVT; encoded by the exons ATGGGGCGGAAGAAGATACAGATCACCCGGATTATGGATGAGAGGAACAGGCAG GTTACCTTCACAAAGAGGAAGTTCGGCCTGATGAAAAAGGCCTACGAGCTGAGCGTACTGTGTGACTGCGAGATAGCCCTCATCATTTTCAACAGCTCTAACAAACTGTTCCAGTATGCCAGCACAGACATGGACAAAGTGTTGCTGAAATACACAGAGTACAATGAGCCCCATGAGAGCAGAACCAACTCTGACATTGTAGAG GCGCTAAACAAGAAAGAACACAGAGGTTGTGATAGCCCGGACCCCGATGCCTCATATGTCCTCACTCCTCACACAgaagaaaagtataaaaaaattaatgaggAGTTTGATAATATGATGAGAAATCATAAAATC CCCACGGCGTTGCCTCAGCAGAACTTCTCCATGCATGTGGCGGTGCCCGTGTCCAATCCTAATGCCATGTACCAGGCGGGAGGGAATCTGGGCAGCCAGGCCctggcagcagcaacagcttCGCTGAATGAGAGCGGGATGCTGTCCCCTCCACAGGCCTCCCTGCACAGGAATGTCGTCTCTGGTGGAGGATCTCAGAGGCCCACCAGTGCAGGAAGTGCAG GTGGCATGCTGGATACCACAGACCTTTCAGTGCCAAGTGGTGCGGGCTCCAGCCCAGCGG GGAACGGCTTCGTAAACCCCAGGGGCTCGCCGAGCCTCCTCAGCACGCCTAGCGGCAACGGCCTGGGTAAAGTCATGCCTACCAAGTCTCCACCGCCTCCTGGAGGGAACATGGGAATGGGGAGCCGCAAGCCAGACCTGAGGGTTGTTATCCCTCCATCGAGCAAAGGGATGATGCCCCCACTG AACACCCAGAGGATAAGCAGTTCCCAGTCCACCCAGCCGCTTGCCACTCCTGTTGTGTCTGTTACCACCCCCAGCTTGCCCCCACAGGGCTTGGTCTACTCAGGCATGCCCACCGCCTACAATCCTGCTG AGTACTCGCTGAGCAGTGCGGATATCTCCTCCCTGCAGGGCTTCAGCTCTCCCGGCCTCTCTCTGGGCTCCATGTCTGCATGGCAACAGCATCAACTAGGCCAGGCAGCTCTTAATTCTTTGGT TGGTGGAAGTCACCTACCTCAGGGTTCCAACTTATCCATTAGCACCAGCCAGAGCATAAACATCAAGTCTGAGCCCATTTCTCCGCCCCGCGAGCGGGTCACCCCATCCGGGTTCCCCCCACAGCAGCCCCAGCAAGGGTCCAGCCGGCAGGAAGTCCTGGGACGCTCGCCCGCCGACAGCCTCAGCTCGTCCTGCAGCTCATATGATGGCAGCGACCGCGAGGACCACCGGGCGGACTTCCATTCCCCTCTTGGACTTGGAAGACCCCCTGCCGGCTCTGAGGACAGGGAGAGCCCGTCAGTCAAGCGCTTGCGCATGGATACATGGGTGACATAA